A genomic stretch from Plasmodium reichenowi strain SY57 chromosome 4, whole genome shotgun sequence includes:
- a CDS encoding peptidase, M22 family, putative, giving the protein MKNVSTHIAIYLFCYIFLIHHLCYTFKIDNTPIKNNKFSDILQRAVKNINKHLNKKNVNYDICKYRKIPKILLQTNNCKKKKKLNYIVGIENTCDDTCICVIDTDLNIIKNVIISHYKVVHSYEGVYPFFISSLNSLFLKHYVNKILDNIDPKRVICYGFSSCPGIAKNMEAAKNYIGEKKKQNENIKISAVNHIFAHILSPLFFNFYNDKHTYTNSAEYKNENIKADEKDDKIYLNISESIKSDKEHKNKIKNVLEVLNKNIITQEKLINLIEDDFFTYGSYVLNRIKKKKKPEENKLDDNKINNTEAKTVNEEKKDIHNETLNIIQTEYMKDGYLCILVSGGSTDVYKVQKDTKNAINVCKISTTMDITIGDVIDKVTRLLELPVGLGGGPFLEKEAQKYLTNLKSTSNENFQNDPFQPFPNPFSTNNIIDFSFSGIYNHMSKIIKKLKSEKSFEKEKGRYAYYCQKNIFHHLLKQVNKIMYFSELHFNIKNVFIVGGVGCNNFLYQSLKDMAAKRDNEENQIKEYNRLRKRLRKKMKKINDEKLSVLKISKDSLKSDHDYNSSLSWKIYLKNLLKKRKSKDVLSTFKLFNFDDFIKLKQQGSFLLDDTVFKKDTSPWSIYKTPLNLSRDNAAMIAFNTFLNLHNKMNLYDDTLDIDIKTTVKTKLENNFLLLSDIIIFDVMLQYYDNNKG; this is encoded by the exons atgaaaaatgtaAGTACTCATATTgctatatatttattctgttatatatttttaattcatcatttatgttatacatttaaaatTGATAATACCCcaataaaaaataacaaatttAGTGATATTCTTCAGAGAGcagtaaaaaatataaataaacatcttaacaagaaaaatgtaaactacgatatatgtaaatatagaaaaattCCCAAGATTCTGTTACAAACAAATAATTGtaagaaaaagaaaaagttGAATTATATAGTTGGAATAGAAAATACATGTGATGATACTTGTATTTGTGTTATTGATACCgatttaaatataattaaaaatgtaatcATATCCCACTATAAAGTTGTGCATAGTTATGAAGGTgtatatcctttttttataagttCTTTAAATAGTTTGTTCTTAAAACATTATGTCAACAAAATATTAGATAATATAg aTCCTAAACGTGTTATCTGTTATGGCTTTAGTTCCTGTCCAGGGATAGCCAAAAATATGGAAGCAgcaaaaaattatataggagaaaaaaaaaaacaaaatgaaaatatcaaaataaGTGCTgtaaatcatatatttgCTCACATTCTTTCACCactattttttaatttttataatgataagCATACGTACACAAATAGTGctgaatataaaaatgaaaatataaaagcAGATGAAAAGGATGacaaaatttatttaaacaTATCAGAAAGCATAAAAAGTGATAAGGAGcataaaaacaaaataaaaaatgttctggaagttttaaataaaaatattatcacacaagaaaaattaataaatttgaTAGAGGACgatttttttacatatgGATCATATGTACTAAAcagaataaaaaaaaaaaaaaaaccagAAGAGAATAAATTggatgataataaaataaataatactGAAGCAAAAACGGTGAATGAggaaaaaaaggatatacATAATGAAACGTTAAATATCATACAAACGGAATATATGAAAGATGGCTATCTTTGTATTTTAGTTTCAGGAGGTAGTACAGATGTGTACAAAGTTCAGAAAGATACAAAAAATGCTATTAATGTGTGTAAAATATCTACAACAATGGATATAACTATTGGTGATGTGATTGATAAGGTTACTAGACTCCTCGAACTTCCTGTTGGTTTAGGTGGAGGACCATTTCTTGAAAAAGAAGCACAAAAATATCTTACAAATTTAAAAAGTACATCTAATGAAAATTTTCAAAATGACCCTTTTCAACCTTTTCCTAATCCTTTTTCGactaataatataattgaTTTTTC CTTTTCtggaatatataatcacatgagtaaaataataaaaaaattgaaaagTGAAAAATCATTTGAAAAGGAAAAAGGAAGATATGCATACTATTGCcagaaaaatatattccatcatttattaaaacaagtgaataaaataatgtatttttCAGAACTccattttaatataaaaaacgTATTTATAGTTGGGGGAGTTGgttgtaataattttttatatcaaaGTTTAAAAGATATGGCTGCAAAAAGGGACAATGAAgaaaatcaaataaaagaatataatcGCTTAAGAAAACGattaaggaaaaaaatgaaaaaaattaatgatgaaaaattgtctgtattaaaaatttcAAAAGATAGTCTCAAAAGTGATCACGATTATAATTCTTCCTTGTCATGgaagatatatttaaaaaatcttttaaagaaaaggaaaagtAAAGACGTTCTATCAACAttcaaattatttaattttgaTGACTTTATTAAATTGAAACAACAAGGAAGTTTTTTATTGGATGATActgtttttaaaaaagatacAA GTCCTTGGAGTATTTACAAGACCCCTTTAAACCTTAGTAGGGACAATGCTGCAATGATAGCCTTCAACacttttttaaatttacacaataaaat GAACCTTTATGACGACACGTTAGATATCGATATAAAAACAACAGTAAAAACAAAATTGGAGAATAATTTCCTACTTTTATCggatataataatttttgaTGTAATGCTACAGTATTATGACAATAATAAGGGATGA